One Plasmodium relictum strain SGS1 genome assembly, chromosome: 2 genomic region harbors:
- a CDS encoding Ham1-like protein, putative, which produces MDLYLVTGNKNKKIEFEKMLNNELKVGYIDFDLIEIQSNDIIEINEHKVKNAFEMFIEQNIQTDKKKKKLVITEDTGLYIDCLNSFPGPYVKWMQKAIGSKGIYEIVSKYSDNKCHAVCVYSFYDGENVHSFKGVTHGKIVEPKGSDKFSWDNIFEPNDYKKTFAEMTFCEKKEISPRFKAFVQLKEFLLKELNKYNT; this is translated from the exons ATGGATTTATATCTAGTTACAggaaataagaataaaaaaatagagtttgaaaaaatgttaaataatgaattaaaagtTGGATATATAGATTTTGACT taaTTGAAATTCAGTCAAATgatataatagaaataaatgaGCACAAGGTTAAAAATGCCTTTGAAATGTTTATTGAACAAAATATACAaacagataaaaaaaaaaaaaaacttgtTATAACAGAAGATACAGGGTTATACATTGATTGTCTAAATTCTTTTCCAGGACCATATGT CAAATGGATGCAAAAGGCAATTGGATCAAAAGGAATTTATGAAATTGTTTCAAAATATAGT GATAATAAATGTCATGCTGTTTGcgtttattctttttatgaTGGAGAAAATGTACATTCTTTTAAAGGAGTAACTCAT ggGAAAATAGTAGAACCTAAAGGATCAGACAAATTTAGCTG gGATAATATTTTCGAACCCaatgattataaaaaaacatttgCTGAAATGACTTTTTGcgaaaagaaagaaatttCTCCTCGTTTTAAGGCTTTTGTCCaattaaaa gaATTCTTATTAAAGGAACTAAATAAATACAACacataa
- a CDS encoding phosphoinositide-binding protein, putative translates to MEEHSSYEFKDNLSINIIRTNVVKRSFYSYTEYVLEFKVLNSQKILKKRFSDFVTFYLQLKNELYDKFNECLEKISVLPSKKLFGRFNYNFVEERRQKLELFLKNISKNKNIYLCDNFYDFLCLDNITKYLFKLMCTEISDYSNIQKFLKKINYILFMSRSNTLKSAECDIINFLFHIKKNLKLNNEIKFFILNIFLHHLTYTKNPENLLNIQLMKFAFEIIHENLLGENINEVLLKTSSETILRIVDKKNDVFLEYLKTHNFKEICTIFNIINKKKEKKDDEKIDNIAFNVYILVSLLLLSSIHLNEIQNFFSMKNNTNKGICILGYMYDSQNINIQIICCIILSLLIINKKIKDEEVIYKTKMSILLIQNEIQNIKNVDYQLIEIICSKKNISLLNNILESLLKDKVMNYDLNLNDIDNFEKLKIECNPLEKDLFYEQKIKYGNFSNNDIILQFILFIINIGVSEFFILKRNYKFRMKKKLMKIKMRKKEISNNKKMKKSKMNNSQIMLNDRENESKYILQIKNSDTNKKERKQMNGNYSNYCKGIEENGDNDKYSNEEDEDYEENQKKRKERRKQKEINVPKSDDDSCDNVSNDGDDEEDDDGDESYNEDYDDDVIKDKDNEDEENENYNVIREYKKKKQEDKESTTNSCVSPLYSFSSDYNSSYHDENENSSKINLNIDIIKNVCYEDEFSLDSGNIKNDIFFLDKQNKYNNSKDNDSVKSSNDSMHNKDFKCYQYKVKEDIKMMYENRKKYVRRIRRINEQILLILCNEKMIRNIYKCANLDNYKIKFYASLILSYIPDINEMIANNTINEKLNNNKCNNDDIDNISSNNLNIKEEMDEIKNLEDFTNEKMETFSKSLFIPDTILIKKNNKNFICSVEGDYYNYIYKFNILNTLLFYLYNETCFYEHIINSIKNFISEQSSIMNLKYLKIKNEELINTISFSDIRGNAEKKTKTKKKKKKKENENFVFPKKINSIESTTYDYNNNSKISGMGNESNLKNDNSEKNYVNNNLKEVDNKEDLINEENASLENQQNNNQCVLYNDSKIYNHIHCLFNYVSNLRTFGLLNNLIVQMYINIKKKLKFIDMNFLFDILKKKAEEKNEMKKSIRNLKEEYEFVNITYNDYINLQYESNKYMSIIEKLYEELEEIDKKRKKILRKHKYVHINVCNYRKKLIHIEKMIEESPSIKKCLNEELNKIKGNIILYKKDKKKLSFFILLHKFYLDNFNGILNKLKIMNDSFGNIKLLSNDFDKNKNLILNEIACLISNDIILADMLMDKINISIDNENFSVLLGKAKNIDNFNYNICNENKLIIINKDNKISDKKNVDLFKVNDMLNEKYKYYFNDDNILNIEERNMNDEFKNFNEMEYYSSDSQTTERKIVKNDKMKNIQNNLSEYNVDNHNSYYNLDETLEDFNNDRRYIEVRNYKNFSYSDKVYDEGFKKGFDDNNTKIYEYTHKEKNEMEEGENEEALSTEFVSSDEDNEDLKKKIDELNNFKNKNMKCLLPEDIKIDDSMNKKMFIEIMDIIKNRKKQIEKVTSQQNSQIYKNIHKYNNLLNKCNIQINVNQKKYVKLNKQILSIDTNSMIKKSECIYKTIREWDDKINILNEEIKIVENEKKEKEKEISSQKRKLEKKEKEKNQKKEELRLLVTDMYKHNNKIKKKYKKDQKIILLILYNSWFLYHYIYIIYLNTIKLKNYLSYKQNINEVCLSSAKEAILNINFFSELLDGTDF, encoded by the exons ATGGAGGAACATTCAAGTTATGAATTTAAAGACAACTTAAGTATAAACATTATTAGAACAAATGTTGTCAAAAGAAGTTTTTATAGTTACACg GAATATGTTTTAGAATTTAAAGTTTTGAATAGccagaaaattttaaaaaaaagattttcaGATTTTGTTACTTTCTATTTACAACtgaaaaatgaattatatgataaatttaatgaatgcttagaaaaa ATAAGTGTTTTACCTTCAAAAAAGCTATTTGGTagatttaattataattttgttgAAGA gAGGAGACAGAAACTTGAATTgttcttaaaaaatatttcaaaaaataaaaacatatatttatgtgaCAATTTTTATGACTTTTTATGTTTAGAtaatataacaaaatatttatttaaattaatgtGTACAGAAATTAGTGATTATTctaatatacaaaaatttctgaaaaaaataaattacattttatttatgtcTAGAAGTAATACATTAAAAAGTGCTGAATGTGATATAATCAATTTcttatttcatataaaaaaaaatttaaaattaaataatgaaataaaattttttattttaaatatttttcttcatcatttAACTTACACAAAAAATCcagaaaatttattaaatattcaaTTAATGAAATTTGCTTTTGAAATAATTCATGAAAATCTATTAG gagaaaatataaatgaagttCTGTTAAAAACTTCCTCTGAGACAATATTAAGAATtgtagataaaaaaaatgatgtctttttagaatatttaaaaactcataattttaaagaaatttgTACCATTttcaatataataaataagaagaaagagaaaaaagaTGATGAAAAAATTGACAATATTGCttttaatgtatatattttagtatctttattattattatcttctattcatttaaatgaaattcagaattttttttctatgaaaaataatacgAATAAAGGAATATGCATATTGGGTTATATGTATGACAgtcaaaatattaatattcaaataatatGCTGTATTATATTgtctttattaataattaataaaaaaataaaagatgaaGAAGTTATTTATAAAACAAAGATGTCTATTTTGCTAATTCAAAATgaaattcaaaatataaagaatgtAGATTATCAGTTAATTGAAATTATATGTagtaaaaagaatattagTTTACTAAACAATATTCTTGAatcattattaaaagataaagTAATGAATTATGAtcttaatttaaatgatattgataattttgaaaaactaaaaattGAGTGTAATCCCTTAGAAAAagatttattttatgaacaaaaaataaaatatgggaatttttcaaataatgatataattttacaatttattttatttattattaatattggTGTGAGTGAATTCTTCATacttaaaagaaattataaatttagaatgaagaagaaattaatgaaaataaagatgaGGAAAAAGGAAATATCTAACAAtaagaagatgaagaaatCGAAAATGAATAATTCACAAATTATGTTAAATGATCGAGAAAATGAAagcaaatatatattacaaataaaaaatagtgacactaataaaaaagaaaggaAACAAATGAATGGAAATTATAGCAACTATTGTAAGGGGATAGAAGAAAATGGAgataatgataaatatagtaatgaagaagatgaagattATGAAGAGAACCAGAAAAAAAGGAAGGAAAgaagaaaacaaaaagaaataaatgttCCAAAAAGTGATGATGATAGTTGTGATAATGTTAGCAATGATGGAGATGATGAAGAAGATGATGATGGAGATGAAAGTTACAATGAAGATTATGATGATGACGTTATAAAGGATAAAGAtaatgaagatgaagaaaatgaaaattataatgttattagagaatataaaaaaaaaaagcaagaAGATAAAGAATCTACAACAAACTCATGTGTATCTCCATTATACTCTTTTTCAAGTGATTACAATAGTTCTTATCATGATGAAAATGAGAATTCTTCAAAGATTAATTTAAACAtagatattataaaaaatgtttgcTATGAAGATGAATTTAGTTTGGATTCTGGtaacataaaaaatgatatattttttcttgataaacaaaacaaatataataattcaaaGGATAATGATTCCGTTAAATCATCTAATGATTCAATGCATAATAAAGATTTTAAATGTTACCAATATAAAGTTaaagaagatataaaaatgatgtaTGAAAATAGAAAGAAGTACGTTAGAAGAATAAGAAGAATAAATGaacaaatattattaatcttATGTAATGAAAAGATGATTcgcaatatatataaatgtgcAAATTTggataattataaaataaaattttacgcATCACTTATACTTTCATACATACCTGATATTAATGAAATGATTGCAAATAATACAATTAATGAAAaactaaataataataaatgtaaTAATGATGATATAGATAATATTAGTAGTAATAACTTgaatataaaagaagaaatggatgaaataaaaaatttagaagaCTTTACAAATGAAAAGATGGAAACTTTTTCTAAATCTCTTTTTATTCCTGATActattttgataaaaaaaaacaataaaaattttatttgtagTGTTGAGGGggattattataattatatatataaatttaatattttaaatacattattattttacttatataatGAGACTTGCTTTTATGAACATATCATAAatagtataaaaaattttatttccgAACAAAGTTCCATTATGAATTTAAAATAcctgaaaattaaaaatgaggAATTGATAAATACAATATCTTTTAGCGATATAAGAGGAAATGCTGAAAAGAAGACGAagacaaagaaaaaaaaaaaaaaaaaagaaaatgaaaattttgtttttcctaaaaaaataaatagcaTTGAGAGCACGACTTatgattataataataatagtaaaattAGTGGCATGGGAAATGAAAGTAAccttaaaaatgataatagtgaaaaaaattatgtaaacAACAATTTAAAAGAAGTGGATAATAAAGAGGATTTaattaatgaagaaaatgctTCATTAGAAAATCAACAAAACAATAATCAGTGTGTTTTATATAATGATTCTAAAATATACAATCATATACATTGCTTATTTAATTATGTTTCAAATTTAAGGACATTTGGTTtactaaataatttaatcGTACAAatgtatattaatataaaaaaaaaattgaagttTATtgatatgaattttttatttgatatcttaaaaaagaaagcagaggaaaaaaatgaaatgaaaaaaagtattcgcaatttaaaagaagaatatGAATTTGTTAACATTACTTATAATGATTACATAAACTTACAGTATgaatcaaataaatatatgagtATAATTGAAAAATTGTATGAAGAATTAGAGgaaattgataaaaaaagaaaaaaaattcttcgAAAACACAAGTACGTGCATATTAATGTATgtaattatagaaaaaagcTAATTCACATAGAAAAAATGATTGAAGAATCTCCatctattaaaaaatgtttaaatgAAGAgttgaataaaataaaaggaaatatcatactttataaaaaagataaaaaaaaattatctttttttattttattacataaattttatttggATAATTTCAATGGGATACTCaataaattgaaaataatgaatgaTTCTTTTGGAAATATTAAGTTACTTTCAAATGATTTTGATAAAAACaagaatttaatattaaatgaaatcGCATGCTTAATTTCAAATGATATCATATTAGCTGATATGCTCAtggataaaataaatataagtatagataatgaaaatttttctgTTTTACTAGGAAAAgcaaaaaatattgataattttaattataacatTTGCAACGAAAATAAAttgataattattaataaagataataaaataagtgaTAAAAAGAATGTTGATTTATTTAAAGTTAATGATATgcttaatgaaaaatataaatattattttaatgatgataatattttaaatatagaagAAAGAAATATGAATgatgaatttaaaaatttcaatgAAATGGAATATTATAGTAGTGACAGTCAAACAACAGAAagaaaaatagtaaaaaatgataaaatgaaaaatattcaaaataatCTCAGTGAATATAATGTTGATAATCACAATTCATATTATAATTTGGATGAGACCCTAGAAGATTTTAATAATGATAGAAGATATATAGAAGTAAGAaactataaaaatttttcttatagtGATAAAGTATATGATGAAGGTTTTAAGAAAGGTTTTGATGATAACAAtactaaaatatatgaatacactcataaagaaaaaaatgaaatggaAGAAggagaaaatgaagaagcaTTGAGTACAGAATTCGTTTCAAGTGATGAAGATAatgaagatttaaaaaaaaaaatagacgaattaaataattttaaaaataaaaatatgaaatgcTTGTTACcagaagatataaaaattgatgattctatgaataaaaaaatgtttattgAAATAATGGATATCATAAAAAATCGTAAAAAACAAATAGAAAAAGTAACATCACAACAGAATAgtcaaatatataaaaatatacataaatataataatcttttaaataaatgtaatattcaaattaatgttaatcaaaaaaaatatgttaagTTAAATAAACAGATTTTGTCAATTGATACAAATTCTATGATTAAAAAATCTGAGTGTATATACAAGACCATTAGAGa gtgGGATGATAAGATAAAcattttaaatgaagaaattaagattgtagaaaatgaaaaaaaagaaaaagaaaaagaaatatcatCACAAAAAcgaaaattagaaaaaaaagaaaaagaaaagaatcaGAAAAAAGAAGAACTCAGATTATTAGTTACAGATATGTACAagcataataataaaataaaaaagaaatataaaaaagatcaaaaaattattttattgatattatataattcttggtttttatatcattatatttacataatatACCTGAATAcaatcaaattaaaaaattatttatcatacaaacaaaatataaatgaagttTGTCTTTCTTCAGCTAAAGAAgccattttaaatattaactttttttccGAATTGCTAGATGGAACtgatttttaa
- a CDS encoding ferrodoxin reductase-like protein, with the protein MRGSIMGINEKICNLLRSRRLKNNGISYNLKNNFSSYSNKKTNIKTYIIWENKNKKEFLNNNNFLLFMSLMCATTLINKKFKSMRNNMVACSNLEKVFLLKKDEIKNGEMKEVKVHNEKDCVLLVNINNTYYCLGPKCPHYSAPLKSGVLTSQYITCPWHDAKFDIKTGECINGPSFDDIPKYEVIVEDDKIYAYLPESLEIFKKKKICACKDRCENKAILIIGGGAATLGALETFLKLGYNGKLIVCSKDSYKPYDRPTLSKSLSNYTKGSELYEEIKLKEDEYYNKSNICYMNDVCVTKVDAENKKAFLSNGEIINYDKILITSGVGPCPSPIKEVNSNNLLTLHNLNDNIKIAGYAKEGSKCVIIGSSFIACELSSALKKKNVNVSIVSKDEVPFYGTFGEKIGKIVLDILKDKNIQFYSKMYPTEYIIDKGFIKLKNGKSIHGVRLNNGEVISCDYVIEALGCKPNSEFLDEKFKDANNFIVVDKYFKVKNSNDMYAAGDVCVFPYFVTNNLVNICHWNVAIQQGRIAAHNMLSKEKKEFNFIPFFNTNIFGKNFRYCGFVKNYDKIIYEGDLSKYNFVGYFVKNNKVMSILTLGNNKMAALNECLTRNMIPKVYELEGGLKNSDSMIESLKM; encoded by the exons atgagAGGAAGTATTATGGGAATAAATGAGAAAATATGTAACTTGTTAAGAAGTAgaagattaaaaaataatggaaTATCCTATAActtaaaaaacaatttttcaTCTTATTCGaataaaaaaactaatataaaAACGTATATTATAtgggaaaataaaaataaaaaagaatttttaaataacaataattttcttttatttatgtcTTTAATGTGTGCAACaacattaataaataaaaaatttaaaagcaTGAGAAATAACATGGTTGCATGCTCTAATTTAGAAAAAGTattcttattaaaaaaggatgaaataaaaaatgggGAAATGAAAGAAGTAAAAGTTCATAATGAAAAGGATTGTGTTTTATTagtaaatattaataatacttATTATTGTTTAGGTCCCAAATGCCCACATTATAGTGCACCATTAAAGTCAGGTGTATTAACAAGTCAATACATTACTTGTCCTTGGCATGATGCAAAATTTGATATAAAAACAGGAGAATGCATTAATGGCCCTTCTTTTGATGACATTCCAAAATATGAAGTGATTGTTGAAGATGATAAAATTTATGCATATTTACCGGAAAGCTtggaaatatttaaaaaaaaaaaaatatgtgcATGTAAAGATAGATGTGAAAATAAAgcaattttaattataggGGGAGGTGCAGCAACTTTAGGTGCGTTGgaaacatttttaaaattggGATATAATGGAAAATTGATTGTTTGTAGCAAAGATTCTTATAAACCATATGATAGACCAACTTTGTCAAAAAGTTTATCAAATTACACTAAAGGTTCCGAATtatatgaagaaataaaattaaaagaggATGAATACTATAATAAAAGCAATATTTGTTACATGAATGATGTATGTGTGACAAAAGTGGAtgcagaaaataaaaaagccTTTTTAAGTAATggagaaataataaattatgataaaatacTTATAACTAGTGGTGTAGGTCCATGCCCATCTCCCATAAAGGAAGTtaattctaataatttaCTCACTTTACATAAtctaaatgataatataaaaattgccGGATATGCTAAAGAGGGAAGTAAATGTGTTATTATTGGCTCTTCTTTTATAGCATGTGAACTTTCTTcagcattaaaaaaaaaaaatgttaatgtATCAATAGTTTCAAAAGATGAAGTACCTTTCTATGGGACCTTTGGAGAAAAAATTGGGAAAATTGTGCttgatattttaaaagataaaaatattcaattttACTCAAAAATGTATCCAACTGAGTATATAATTGATAAAGGATttataaaactaaaaaatggaaaatcaATACATGGTGTTCGATTAAATAATGGTGAAGTTATTAGTTGCGATTATGTTATTGAAGCTTTAGGATGTAAACCAAATTCTGAATTTTTAGATGAAAAATTTAAGGATgctaataattttattgttgtagataaatattttaaagtgAAAAATTCAAATGATATGTATGCAGCTGGTGATGTATGTGTTTTTCCATATTTTGTTACaa ataATTTAGTAAACATATGCCACTGGAATGTTGCAATACAACAAGGAAGAATAGCAGCACATAATATGCTAagcaaagaaaaaaaagaatttaattttatacctttttttaatacaaatatttttgGTAAAAATTTTCGATATTGTGgatttgtaaaaaattatgataaaataatatatgaaGGTGATTTAAGTAAGTATAACTTTGTTGGATATTTTGTGAAGAATAATAAAGTCATGTCTATTTTAACTCTtggtaataataaaatggcAGCATTGAATGAATGTTTAACTAGAAATATGATACCCAAAGTTTATGAACTAGAAGGAGGTTTAAAAAATAGTGATAGTATGATCGAATCTcttaaaatgtaa